In Tachypleus tridentatus isolate NWPU-2018 chromosome 3, ASM421037v1, whole genome shotgun sequence, the sequence ACAGACAAGCGATACAACCCtacagaataaacatttattaaatatttggatACGGCGTGAatggtaatgaagaaaatattattgtatactaGCTGGAGTACTAGTCCTCTGGACGAAAGTTAcctaaatttatgattaatgaaagttaTCTTTGGACATGAAGAATCTTTTCCCTTATATATAAACAGATCAGTAAAAACCATGAAATAAATACTTAGAAAACTCTCCCTCTTAATGCTGCCATTTAAAACAGCTTCAATATAATTGGAAGTGTTTTAAAATGGTCAAGTTAGAAATATCTTTCCaaatattaaaacagtacaaaatgtgtaatttttccacttttgttgtctgtacatttcattatgtactttcagtttatagacttacaacaatatcaggttataacatttgttgttaagaGACATGACACAAAGTGATTGTTGTTACAGAGGGAAGCTGTACACCAAACTTGGTTAAGATTCAACAGTAGCTGTGTAAATTGTGCACTTACTGTGGAAACACATGACGCATAAACAGGGTCAAGTGAGTATAAAAATTTCGTGCATGTTTGGAACCTGCTGTAGTaataaagaagaaacctgtattatatatacaacatttccAGAAGGTAGTTATCATTAGGTGTCCATTCAAACCGTCTACAATTTCCATCTAAAAAGTGATACCGTGCCATcaaattgaaactttattttaaggTGAAAGATTAGAGAGTAAAGTTTATAACCTTAACACATTATGTTTATAACGGAGTCTAAACTTCATGaagaacacaaacataaaaatgtatagaaagtaagttAACATACGtgactgaaggtatattacattattttgtgctttacccaccacggcTTTTGacactcggtttctagcgttataagtcctcagacataccgctttgccacttCAAGGCTTTTGCTATGAAAGAGAATAATATGATGACATTTTCTATCATTGCATTACTTGCTTGAGGCAGGTGAACATTCCGCACTTTCCTTGgtctattttttatattattgtgtggTTTTCTATtgtgttttacatgtttatttgatttttctattGAGTTTTGTGGCTTTATTGTATCTTTTCCATCCTCGACGATCACCTCATCTTCTTTCCCTCTTTCTGATTGGCAGCACCATTTCCAAATTATAAGACTACAGAAGAAAACTACCAATAAATAACATAGGTGATTTAATTTGAATGTAATTTATACATCAgtgttatttcaattaaaaatagaattaattataatctagaaataataatatttagcaaCGAGAGGCACAGTGGCATCCTCAACATGTTGAATGGCAGTaaggaaacagaaataaaatgttataacttaagagggataatttaataaatattatacttgctAATAAATTccacttttaattaaatatcatattaaaataaattggaaatcattaattagttaaagaacttGTTGGAATGAAAATGTCTTTTGTATTTATCTCAAGTGTTTTCCAATTATTCTAATTGTAGAAGTTTAGGTTGCCaatattttacacgtttcaactttaagtatttttactgacacacagtaccttattgtatttacatatgAACAGgttaaacaataacatacttacaagAACTTGTAATATTGAAGAAAGTGTTccacattttaagttttaaatgatgATCCACACataaattacagtttattataaactaatgatgctaatttcaccttattatttttttactgcaAGTGTTTGtaaccattatttattattccagttaatgaaCATTTTGGATTTCTCAGCCACTTGAAATTCATCATCAAGAATATACACAAATTGTTCAACTATTATTatcttagaaattatattaagatctattcaaataaaataaaataaaataatattttttattaccttAAACAAGTTATCAAAAGTATTATTCCTGCTGCACCAATCATGAGGGGAATGGGATGATCTAATATTGATGttactgaaatggaaaaatacaagtaaaaagaaaatgaatttagagcagtttgtttttgttctgtgaTAATATTGAAGGagattatgtttcatttattataccTACGGTTAAAATAACCATGTAATGACAGCGTTCTGAGTTACTAGAATCAAATTTCCACTCTGTATTCAGAGATACACATACACATCGATAAAACAGTACAGATAACGAAATGTGAAATATCAGTATAGCTTTACTTCTCCAGTGAtaataccagtaaatatatttatttatcacatttaaaaatttgttttctctcttgtttttgtagtttattataaCCAAATATACTGAATGTGTTTTCACATTACAATAGTatgataattttatgtaacatgtGTCTAAACACctttatttcagatatatttataacaagacAAAAGACAAGAGTAACGATTTCTCAGACTTTCAAAGATGCATGATTGTCGATACTGACTTGCTaacaatttgtaaactgaatactgtttatcTGATAGATTACTCATAGAAATCTATAATTAGTGTCTACAAGAACTAAAAACGAAAAAGAACACCTTGTAAAACAATCGGTAACAATTCAAAgtgaataaacgtttttttttaaacacaaatagatcTAAGATTCTCCTTCAGTTAACCGCTTTTTCACAAATAGTTACGATTTCAATAATGAACAGTACCAggagaatgaaaatatttatggaaGACAATTCTGACCCAAAGACTTacttcagacaacagaaaagTTCACACTGTGAACAGTGAAATGGATAATGTGTTTTGGTCTATCGTGTTTTACTTGAGTTGCTCCGGGTGGTGAAATGGTAAGAGATGTATTCttcataatagaaaataatgtccacaatgtaCTGGAATATTATAACAGATCGTGTCTTCACACATTACTACATTTTGTACCTTCATTAATAAGGGACTGGAGACACTCAATGGGAACAAAGAACAACACGTGTGCAACACAAACATAGGTCACTATGACCAGTAAAATTTTTCCGTCACGATATCTTGTTACCAGCCTTTCTAAACATGTTGTCTCAC encodes:
- the LOC143247261 gene encoding uncharacterized protein LOC143247261; translation: MDDETCIPSPNKITSILDHPIPLMIGAAGIILLITCLSLIIWKWCCQSERGKEDEVIVEDGKDTIKPQNSIEKSNKHVKHNRKPHNNIKNRPRKVRNVHLPQASNAMIENVIILFSFIAKALKWQSGMSEDL